The DNA sequence AGTGGTAAATAATTATGACGAAGCGATCAAAATAGATAAAACCCCTTTGACCGAGGGGTTTATCGCCTTGCAAAGCGAAGGCCAGCCGGTTGATTTCCGGAAGATCGAATTACTTAATCTGGAAGAATAAGTTTGACGCCGGATCTTCTGTCGGCGATCATCGAGTTCCCACCCGGTAATGTATTCAGCGGCATACTTAGCCTTCACGTAGGCTAATATCGAAGCAGGGATGATGAGTCCGGCAGCTGCTGAGCGCTTTTGACGCTCTCCGCTTCGCCCTTGCGGTTAAATTCAAGGAAAATCTGCTTTTCAAGGACGACTTCGTATGCATTGCGCAGCCCCTCCCTGTCTTTTACCACCTTAATGACGGCGGCATCCTGAAAATGGGAATCCAGATAATTTTGAGCGGCTTCCGGCAGTTTGTTTTCTTCTATAATAACATCCTCTTTCTCTTCGCAGCGTGCTAATGCTAAAGCCAAAACCACAGCGGGTAAAACACGTTTAAGAATATTCATGATCATTATTTTTCCGTTTTCAGGGATTAATCAACCGAACCAGCATAAATTCCGTCGCCCGCCAAACATCGGAATGCCGCCTATCGTAATAATCCAGCAATTTTAAATCTTTGGATCACCAGTCGCGGTTGAAAAAGCCACAGGAAATAATTACCTTTGCCCGCCCAAGCGGCAACAGGTACTCCGCGAAAGCAAGTACCCACAGCAGTAAAGCATTTAAATTCCGGCATCGGCCCCACCGCCAGCCAGGAAGCAAAACTGCCACCCATTATGGAGAGGTGTCCGAGTGGTTTAAGGAGCGCGCCTGGAAAGTGCGTATACTCCAAAAGGGTATCGCGGGTTCGAATCCCGCCCTCTCCGCCAAGCAATCGAAATCCCGGCTTTTGGCCGGGATTTTTTCATTTATGGAGCTTTGGTGGAGCTTGCTTCAGCAAAGCGGAAAAAATGAAAAAAGTAATGAGCGAAGCGAATGGATTTCGATTGCTTGAACCGCTTCCACACTTCGGGATCAATGAAGGCGAGCGAAGCGACGCCGGAATTAATCCCGCCCACCCCAAGCCGGGATTTTTTCATTTATGGAGCTTTGGTGGAGCTTGCTTCAGCAAAGCGGAAAAAATGAAAAAAGTAATGAGCGAAGCGAATGGATTTCGATTGCTTGAACCGCTTCCACACTTCGGGATCAATGAAGGCGAGCGAAGCGACGCCGGAATTAATCCCGCCCACCCCAAGCCGGGATTTTTTCATTTATGGAGCTTTGGTGGAGCAAGCTTCAGCAAAGCGGAAAAAATGAAAAAAGTAATGAGCGAAGCGAATGGATTTCGATTGCTTGAACCGCTTCCACACTTCGGGATCAATGAAGGCGAGCGAAGCGACGCCGGAATTAATCCCGCCCACCCCAAGCCGGGATTTTTTCATTTATGGAGCTTTGGTGGAGCAAGCTTCAGCAAAGCGGAAAAAATGAAAAAAGTAATGAGCGAAGCGAATGGATTTCGATTGCTTGAACCGCTTCCACACTTCGGGATCAATGAAGGCGAGCGAAGCGACGCCGGAGTACCGGGGTAAACGGTAGCAGATCAGGGCTTAATGATAAGGTCAGCCTTGCCTATAATCAGGGTTTTTATTTCATCACTGCGCTTTACTTCAAGGCAGATTTCCTTGTCCTCTCTCAAAAGCCGTCTGATGTAGAAATAGAAATCGCAATACGGATAATCGTTGATATCCTGCCCGTTTACCGTTAGGACGCTATCCTTTACCCTAAGCCCTGCCTGATCGGCTGGAAGATCATTATAGATCTTGCTTACATAAACGGTATTTTCGTTCCGGTTGAGGTCAAAGCCGAATGATTTCCCGCTCCCGTTGCTATCAGCACCTTCAAGAGGTGTTAGATATAATTCACTTTTCTGAAAATTTAAAGTTACGATGAAGTATTTTGTTAATTCTGTACCAATGAGATTGTAATTGTTGGACTTTGAATAATAGGCTATCGGGTTAGGGATGGCTATCTCGCTGATTTCAAAGCTCTCCAGCGCGGTCACAAAAGTACTTTCCTGAAGAATGCCGTTAGCCCCGATCGCGCCTTCACCAATGATTTCGGTAACGTTTTCCGCAGCGTATTTTTTTCCGTCTTTCTCTGTCAATGAAATAAATCCGCCATAACCAAAATCGAGCAAAAAGGATTCAGTTTTACCATTGATTTTGACCTTTATGAAGGGATTTAATGTTTTATCTACACGCACCTTAATTTTTAAAGCATTATCAAGATTGTCCAGATTTGCAATATTGTCTGTTAAAATGATTTTGTTCTCCGCGGCATTAATTTGCCACACAGCGTTTCCAATAATGCTTTTCCCAATCAGGCCTCCATTGGTATAACACTTAATTTGAGGAGAAGCATCGAAATCGAAATTAAAAGCGCCAACATCCTTAAAATCGATACCATTAATAGTTACTGCAGGAACTTTGGTGATTGCAATTTTTGATTTCATCTGGTTGGAGCTGCCAACCTGTACTTCCATTAACCTGGGAAGTTCGTTCTTTTCCAAAATTTCAGAAGTAAGCGTATTATAACCGCCCGTATCAAAAATATACTGGTAAACATCATTTCCGATCTTTACCGGGATCACAAAGTAGCCGAAGCGGTTCTCAAACGTAATTTCTTTGTAAAAGTTTTTATTGCTTAGCTGCGCAGCATTGGCAAGCGCCAACTGTTCTTTGGCTGACTGGCCATATACCGAAACAAACAGAAATTGAATTACAATTAGAATAGTTATTTTTTTCATGCGAATAGGCACTTTCTATACAGACGAAAAAAAAGTCACCATGGTTGTATGCGAGTACAATGGGAAAATGATAGGATTTGTCAGTACACTTTCGAACTGCTGCTTCTGATAAGCATACCGGATCGGTCGAAAACCTTCGGCAATTACCTCAAGGAAACCCGCCGCATCCCCCGAAACAGCCTAACAAAGCGAAGAAGCGTTTTGAACAAAAAAAAATGACTGCCTTCTTCGTTGGAAAGCAAACGATGGAACACCTTTCAGAAGATGTTGACTCAGGGGATGGCGGGTGGGGGAACTAAGCCTCCCCGAGTAAACAACAAGGATTTTCAGCAGCTTCTCACCCGGATATTTCTCACAACTTTCTCTTCCACTCCCGCCAGTGCTGCAATCTTTGCTTTACTCCTTTCTGTTAGCTTTTATCAAATTCTTTCTCCAGTTTCTCGTTCTTGAATGGCTGGTAGGTCGGAAGAAAAACTGCAGGAAATCTTCCGGCAGGTCCTCGATGATCGTCTTCCAGAGCAATCCTTACGAAGCGGGTAAAGTTTGACCGCCTTAGCCGGTTCTTCGGCATCAGCAGGCGGTGTCCCGCAGTTGTAGCCGAATGGCGGTTCCCTGAGATAAATCTGCCCGCGGAAATGCGATCTTTCGCGGAGCAACTATTACACCTGGCAGACGCCAACTACGGTTTTGCTTCGCCGGCAACAGGCATAAAGAGTCCGTTTGCTCAGCGTGAATTGGAAAAAACGGCCGACAAATCCAAATCCAATGTGAGTAGAATAGTGCTTGCCAGCTATGATTTTGTGATCGATAATATAAAAAAGATGTCTGAAGAACAACTCGATGAGGCCATCAAGTTATTTGGAAGCTTCGACATGACTAAAAGAATGGCATTGATCAAAGTTTTTGAGCATCAGGTACACCACCGGGGCCAAACAACCGTATACCTTCGCCTGGCAGGCGTGAAACCGCCCGAAGAAAAACTCTTTTAGTAATCCGCTATTCCAAACCAGAATATTTCGCTTGACGTATTCTTATAGCCCACCGTGCAATTTGAAATTGTTTAGACGACGCTGTATTTTCCTGATACGGAGCCGAAGCTGCATAATCCAGATACTCATTAATACCCAGCCGATAATTGCAGGATAAAATACAGCTAATAACCGGGAATCGGTATCGTAAGTACTGAAGCCAGGGTTCCCCCGTTGCCGGGGTGAAGGGAATCGGTCATCCTGGAAAGGATGTAAATAAGGGCGATCATGATCGGATAAGCAAAGATATTATAGACTGCCGAAATACGACCCCCTTGCTGATCCTCATTAATAGACCCGCGTAAAACCATATAGGCAAAATATACGAGCATCGCAATGGCCGCACTATTAAGCTTGGGATCACTCGGCCAAGCCTCTCCCCAAGTGTATCCCATTTTTCGGTCCCAAAGCTGACTACTTAGCTACATATCGTCAACTATCAGCCTCCGCCCTATTAAGAATAAAGACGGTTCCGGCCGGGTCTGTGATCCAATGGGTGCCTTCGGGGATTTTTTCCAGTTCATCGCAGGTATTGGTTCCCTGTTGGCGTAAGTAAGCGGCCGCCGCTTCCACGTCCGGTGTTTTTATTTCCAGCCAGGTTTCCGAATGCGTATAATTATCCACGCAGTCCAGCCAGACGGTATTACCGCCGAAGCGTACCTTGTGCGTCCTGGAAACGGTCGGATTGTCAATGGGTTTTTCCTCCACTTCCAGTTTGAGGGTATCCCGGTAAAAGGACACAGTGGCCTCATACTTGCTTTTCGGGATTTTAATGGCAATGTTGACGCCGCCTTGAAAGTCAATTTCCATTGTTTTCTGCTTTTTCTTTAATCATCCGGAGCGCTTTCTCCCACATTTCGTCATGCATTGACTGGTACATTTTTCCCAGCCCCTCTATTTCAATCGTCAACAGCGTCCGGCCGTCTTCCTCGGTTCTTAGTTTAAAACGCTCCACGTATTCGCCC is a window from the Anseongella ginsenosidimutans genome containing:
- a CDS encoding PDZ domain-containing protein encodes the protein MKKITILIVIQFLFVSVYGQSAKEQLALANAAQLSNKNFYKEITFENRFGYFVIPVKIGNDVYQYIFDTGGYNTLTSEILEKNELPRLMEVQVGSSNQMKSKIAITKVPAVTINGIDFKDVGAFNFDFDASPQIKCYTNGGLIGKSIIGNAVWQINAAENKIILTDNIANLDNLDNALKIKVRVDKTLNPFIKVKINGKTESFLLDFGYGGFISLTEKDGKKYAAENVTEIIGEGAIGANGILQESTFVTALESFEISEIAIPNPIAYYSKSNNYNLIGTELTKYFIVTLNFQKSELYLTPLEGADSNGSGKSFGFDLNRNENTVYVSKIYNDLPADQAGLRVKDSVLTVNGQDINDYPYCDFYFYIRRLLREDKEICLEVKRSDEIKTLIIGKADLIIKP
- a CDS encoding DinB family protein; this translates as MSRRCPAVVAEWRFPEINLPAEMRSFAEQLLHLADANYGFASPATGIKSPFAQRELEKTADKSKSNVSRIVLASYDFVIDNIKKMSEEQLDEAIKLFGSFDMTKRMALIKVFEHQVHHRGQTTVYLRLAGVKPPEEKLF
- a CDS encoding VOC family protein, whose translation is MEIDFQGGVNIAIKIPKSKYEATVSFYRDTLKLEVEEKPIDNPTVSRTHKVRFGGNTVWLDCVDNYTHSETWLEIKTPDVEAAAAYLRQQGTNTCDELEKIPEGTHWITDPAGTVFILNRAEADS